The Setaria viridis chromosome 9, Setaria_viridis_v4.0, whole genome shotgun sequence sequence ACTACGGCAAATGTAATTTGCCTTCAGCGCAGATCATGCCGTGGTGTTCACTATGAAGGCCCGACTGAATAGTCAAACCGCGAAGCCATTAGTTTACCTCATCCGTACGGAATAATTGACAGCAATGATTTCATAACCAAAAAGTCAAAACTATATTCCTCGCAAAGGTCGATTCGACTGCTGTATTCTGTGTGAACTTATGAAGTCCTAATAAACAGTGGATAAGCATCGAGACTTCTGGTCCGTCAATCAAACAGAGCACTGTACAAAGGACGGAGTATTCCTCACTGTTTAATTAGTGAATGGACAAATCATGCATTATGGAAGCACTGTAGTCTAGAGAATGGTAcatttcaaattttcaataAGGTGGTAAAAAACCGTAAAAGTATATAAATACATTTGTTTGTACCGTCTCATCAAACGGGATTCGACATCATCTTAAGAATGGTTTTCGAATTAATCAATACTACTTGTGCAACACAATTTGTAGTAACCATCACACGCGATGATCAATCCAGAATTCCAGAGAGCACGAGCCGCATTGCTAGTTCGATCGCTGTGCTGCATGCACGCAGCCATCACCTCCTCTTGTTCGTGCTCCCGAGCAGGAGCGTGAGGTAGAAGAGGACGCGGAAGACGAACCCCCATGCCACGGTGATCCAGAGGCACGCCCACTTGCCGAGGTCCGTCACGGCCTGCTTCGCGAGGACGTCGGGCCCGGCCGTGATGCACGAGCTGCTGTTGAAGTCCACCCGCATGGACCGGCTCATGGCGTTGAGCACGTTCACCTTTGTCGCCTCCGGCAGCCTCCCCATCGGCGTGCCGTCGAACATCTGCACCCCGCGCATGAAGCACCTCCCCGGGTCCGCCCCGAACTCGTTCTGCATCACCGCCTGGTACGGGTACTTGATCAGCGACAGGTAGTGAAACCAGATCCAGTAGCTCGGGATCCTGTCCCGCGTCACGAAGAAGCCGCTGAAGAGCAGGAAGTAGGCCAGCACGGCGACCACCACGGTGTAGCCGATGATCACGTGCGGGACCACGGCGGAGAGGAACGTCACGAACCCGCTGCCCGCCCAGAAGGAGGCGAGCACGATGAGCGCGAAGAAGGCGAacccctgcgcgccgccggcgagccccacgGCGAAGAAGGTGATGCCGGCGAAGGCGAGGGACAGCAGCACCAGCGGCGGGAGCGCCACGATGGCGTTGGAGAGCGTGTACGACGACCGGCGGTACGCGTTGTGCGCCGTCTCCCGGAGGAAGATGTAGCGCTCGACCAGGAACACGGGCAGCGCGTCCGCGCTGGTGTAGAACATGGTGGACATGCCGATGGCGAAGAAGCCGAACCGCTCGTTCACGCCCTTGGGGGTGTTGTCCAGACGCCAGAACACGGTGGCCAGGATGAACGCCGTCACCGTCACCGTGCCCAGGCGGATCAGGAACAGCTCCGGCGTGCGCCGCGTGTTGGTGAACGCCCGCCGCGTCAGCACCCACACCTCCACCCACCACGGGTTCGCGTACGTCGCCACCTTTGCCGTGCTCGCGGACGTGGAcgagccgcctccgccgccggggctCGTGCCGGACACCAGCTTGCCACGGGCGATGCTTAGGCCGATGGCCTCCTTCAGCGTCAGCGACGGTTTATGCTCGGGGCCCGAGCTCGCGGCCGAGATGGTGCGCGAAAGCGGCTTCTCTTGCCACGACTTGCTGAATTCCACGAGCTCCTTGGTCCCGTTCGGCGTGCCCTCGAGCTCACGTATCGTGTCGAGCGCGAACTCCGCCGGGTTCTCGCCGTCCGGGATCGGGTGCCCGAACTCCAAGAAGAAcggcggcaggccggccggTGGGCCGTAGTACACCGTTCGACCGCGGGAGAGGAACAGGAGGCGGTCGAGGAGACCGAGGATGCGGTAGCTCGGCTGGTGGATGGACATGATCACGACGCTGCCGCTCTGCGCGATGTGCTGCAGCACCTTGACAACCATGAACGCGCTGGTGGAGTCGAGCCCGGACGTGGGCTCGTCGAGGAACAGGATGATGGGGTCGTGGATGATGTCGATGCCGATGGACACGCGGCGGCGCTCCCCGCCGGacacgccgcggcggccctcGTCGCCGATGATGGTGTCGgccgcggcgcggaggccgagcTGGTCGATGAGCGCCTGCACTCGGCTACGCTTCTTGGACGCGGAGAGCGAGCTCGGGAGCCGGAACTCGGCCGAGTACATGAGCGTCTCGGCGACGGTGAGCATCGGGTACAGGAGGTCGTCCTGCATCACGTACGCCGAGATGACCCTGAGCAGGCGCCCGTCCATCGCCTCCCCGTTGagcgcgacggcgccgcggaGGCTCTCCCGCTGGATCCGGCCCGCGAGCGCGTCGATCAGCGTGCTCTTGCCGGCACCGCTCGCGCCGAGCACCGCCAGGATCTccccctcccgcgccgcccccgagATTCCATCGAGCAGCGCCCGCGTCCTCGCGCCGTCGGCGCCGGTCCCCTCGTGGCGGCTCAGGCGGAACGAGCTCCTCGGCCGCTTCACGCTGTACGTGAGGTCGTCGAAGGCCAGCACGAAGTGCACGGCGGGGCGGCCGATGAAGGCATCATCTGCAGGCCTGCTACTCCCATCCCCGTCATCTGACGTGGCCGTTGGATGCACGTCGACGACGAGGTGCCCGGACGTGTCCGTGGTGGCCTTGGACACCGAGCTGGGTGAGCGGAGCGCAAGAAGCTGGTTGAGCTTGAGCGACGGGGTACGGGAGCTGCGTCCCGGTGGCGCGTCCGACgcctccaccggcgccgccgccgtcgaccacACCCTCCTGTCACCAGAGTCACTCGACATGTTGCACACTTGCACGCACTCGTACAACCAACCTAGAGTGCCTTGTTCAGTCGCTCACCAGCTATGAATAGCAATGCAACAGAACGCGAGCAGTGTCACGGTGCACAAAGGCTTTGTTTCCGACGAGGGCGTTGGAAGAGCGGCGGCAGAGAACTATGAGACTTTTGTTTCAAGCATGTTCGCGCGCGTATATAGGTGACACACGGGGCTGTGCTTAGACGAACCAGCTCAGCTCGTTAAGGCACGGCTTGTTTTGGCTAGTTTGATAATGAGCTAGCTCAGCTCGACTCATTAAGATTGATAAGCTAATAAGTTTGGCTCGATTCGTTTGAAAGTTTGAGCCAGCTCGTTTGGCTCACGAGCATAGTATTGTTGAACATTAATCTATGATTAAAGATTACATTTACCAATATATGATAATTCAAATATACTAACAATATTTAAAAGTTTAATTTATGATGATCTTATGAAAATAAATAACATAAGTCAATAAATTAGGATAATATAGATGTTTGGAGACTTGAAATAGACTTAATTAGTACTTAGATTTTACTTACATGTTGAACAACATATTTATTTTAACCAATAATAGTAATATAACTATATTGATGAAAATTATTTTTGGTATTTTCATCTTTATCGAGTCTAGTGAGCTAATCGAATATCTCACGAGCAGTTTACGAGCTGGCTTGTTAAGAAAACGAGCTGAAATTGAGGCTTGGCTCGGTTCATTTAAACGTCAAGCCATGTTGAGACGGGCCAACCCTATGATCGAGCTTTTCTGCCAACCCTAGTTGTGTTGATGCCACACGCCTCGCAGAAAACGGGATCGGAACTTTTAGCGGGCCATGCGTGGGATGGTCCGTAGAGTCGAATCCGTGGGACCTGCTCCCGTTGAATGCCGCGTGGCCGCTACCCAATCCAACGACGCGCTGCTCGATTCAATTAAGGATCCATTTAGCATGGCTTCAGCTTTGGCTTCTCGCCCGGGCACTATGCTGCACTGTTTTCCACTGTAACGTGAAGCTGGAACGCAAAATGAGGCAAAAAATAAATTAGGAAGAAGGGAAGCCAGTGGAGAAAAAAAGGTGGCTTACCCGACTTCGCTCCGGCACGCGCTACGATACGCTACTGCTGAAATTGGAGCCGGCTTAAGCCGCACCAAACGAGCCCTAAGTTTAGCTTGGCTCTCAGCTCATGGCTGAAGCGATGCAGGAAGGAAAGACTCCACTCGATTCAGGCTCCCAGATTATCTAGGATGCCTAGTTATCCTTTCCACCCTTTTTGTCCATACGCAACAGAAATTTGCTTCCTGGTAGAGAAAACCTTGAAAAAGATTAACACCCCAGTCATACATGACTTGATTGGAAAATTATAAACTGCAATTGGCCAGCAGCATGCTTTCCATCAGGCTTTTTCAGATCCTCAGTTAACTGATAGGCTGAATGGACGCGGCTCCGCGCCGGACGTCAGCTCGAGAGAATTTCCGGGCAGGGCGGGGCTTGCGTGCCCTGACAGTGCTTAGCTGCGTTAGCATTTGCGGCACCGCGGAGGCGTGCGTGGCAGACACCGGCAACATTCCCTTCGTTGTCATGTTGCTGCCTCCTAATCGCGGCAGCAATGGCCGGCCGACGAGTCGACAGCACGTCGTCGGCGCCTCCAGACGAAACCCTGCGTTTTGGGGATTCGGACAGTTAGCCAGAGGAAAGCAACTGTACATCCGAACTAGGAGTGCATTCTTATTGTGAAAATTCAAGTGCTGGTGTGCATACAAGTGTGCTGAGTTTCAGCACTGTGTGTTGGACCTTCGATTTATGCCCCGACCACGTCGTGTATTATCTTCAGAGTTATGTCACATGAATAGTATTCGATTCATCGAGATTCGAGAAAACAAATGCAGTGTGTGCATGTCAATTACTTTGCCTGATGATAAAAGATTTCGAATGTCAAGTTAGCAAGTCACAAGGAAATTCCTCCCATTGACATTTCAGTGGACCATCATTTTAAAGGATCCGATAATCCTCAGTATATTTTCCACAGCCGCATTTCTGCACATGGAACGGAACTGCATAGCCCGGTCTCAGTCAGACTTTCTTGGTGCGTAAGATAGCTGCAGTGCACGTCGATCAAACTTAACACAATTTATTACTAATCAAATACGCGTCGCGATTCTATCACTTAGCTAAAAGGGGGTGATGTTTCCTGTATTATTACCGTTATTCTTGACCGTGCTAGCTGGTGCCTAACGAAACAACAAGCTGACGCACTCGTCTGAAGTTAACTAAAAGAGTGTTCCGGGTCAAGTCGATCCCAAAGAAATAATCTGGGTTCTATTGATCTTCCAATCCAGCCAACGTCACCTGAGACTGAGAGCCATCTGCAGATATGTACCTAGTTAATTGGTTGCAAATGTTAAGCGTGACCGTCGCTCTCCCGCGAAGAATAGTAGTGCTAATTTCGATTGCTTACCGCTTAACTTTTTTCCGCACGCAGCCCAGTTTCTTACAGCAAATTCAGCTCACCAAAATAGAAATAAAGTCCACCAATTTTAAGGGAAATCATAAGCAAACCTGTTAATTTTTACAGTGGGATGCTTAACTTGTCTAAAATAAGCATTGCAAAAATACATGTTGAATTCTAGTTCCattgttgttttcttttctggTGGTTTTATTGTTAGACATGATCTGATTTATAATCACTTAAAATGCCAACTGCTTGCAGTGTGATCTGTGGACAATCAAACTTCAAGTCGCAGCGACCGGATATATCAGCATGCAACTGTAATCTGTCAAGTTATAGAACAGGTGCTATACTATCTGCCCTCTCTATTGGGCTATGCTGGCTAGAATCAAGGAACCTGGGGAAGTTACATGTTGAGCAAGCCAGTCCCAACGCGGTTTGTCCAACCGCTTCTAGCCTCTCCTCTCTGGCGTTAACAGCAAGCACCAACGCTTCGTTTGAGACAAGGTTCGCCATGAAGTAAACAACTTCCTCGTCGCCCAAGCTCAGCGTTGGAGGAGCACTCGAAACCTTGCTCAAGCCGCGCTTTTTCGCCTCGTCGTCCCACACCTCTCGCAGCGAATCAGAGTGACTCGAGTCCGTGGCCAAGATGCTAGCGATGTCAGCCTTGAAGCGCCTGTTCCAATCCTTCGAGCTGATGCTCCTCTCCCATACCGTGGCCGTCCAACCAGTGCACGTGGCATCCCCGGAGCTGTAGGGATAGACgctggcgccgtcgtcgtcgtcgaactTCAGATCGACGAACCTGACCA is a genomic window containing:
- the LOC117840221 gene encoding ABC transporter G family member 6; its protein translation is MSSDSGDRRVWSTAAAPVEASDAPPGRSSRTPSLKLNQLLALRSPSSVSKATTDTSGHLVVDVHPTATSDDGDGSSRPADDAFIGRPAVHFVLAFDDLTYSVKRPRSSFRLSRHEGTGADGARTRALLDGISGAAREGEILAVLGASGAGKSTLIDALAGRIQRESLRGAVALNGEAMDGRLLRVISAYVMQDDLLYPMLTVAETLMYSAEFRLPSSLSASKKRSRVQALIDQLGLRAAADTIIGDEGRRGVSGGERRRVSIGIDIIHDPIILFLDEPTSGLDSTSAFMVVKVLQHIAQSGSVVIMSIHQPSYRILGLLDRLLFLSRGRTVYYGPPAGLPPFFLEFGHPIPDGENPAEFALDTIRELEGTPNGTKELVEFSKSWQEKPLSRTISAASSGPEHKPSLTLKEAIGLSIARGKLVSGTSPGGGGGSSTSASTAKVATYANPWWVEVWVLTRRAFTNTRRTPELFLIRLGTVTVTAFILATVFWRLDNTPKGVNERFGFFAIGMSTMFYTSADALPVFLVERYIFLRETAHNAYRRSSYTLSNAIVALPPLVLLSLAFAGITFFAVGLAGGAQGFAFFALIVLASFWAGSGFVTFLSAVVPHVIIGYTVVVAVLAYFLLFSGFFVTRDRIPSYWIWFHYLSLIKYPYQAVMQNEFGADPGRCFMRGVQMFDGTPMGRLPEATKVNVLNAMSRSMRVDFNSSSCITAGPDVLAKQAVTDLGKWACLWITVAWGFVFRVLFYLTLLLGSTNKRR